One window from the genome of Nitrospira defluvii encodes:
- a CDS encoding nicotinate phosphoribosyltransferase, producing MNTASETLLTDLYELTMAQAYLAQEMTGIAVFEFFVRKLPSRRNFFMAAGLEQVLTYLETFHFAERDLDWLAQTGNFTPSTLAALRAMRFTGDVHAMPEGTVFFPHEPILRITAPLPQAQLVETRVMNLLNFQTMVASKACRSVMVAEGRPLIDFGLRRSHGAEAGLLAARASYLAGFAGTSNVLAGARFGMPTYGTMAHAFVQAHHDEAEAFLHIAQAQPRNVVLLIDTYDTEAAAEKVVALATSLKNQGISIHGVRLDSGDLADHAQKVRLILDRGGLTDTKILASGNLDEERVEALLKSGAPIDRFAVGTAMTTSADAPYLDCAYKLQEYAGRPCRKRSEGKATWPGRKQVYRRLGRDGRLDGDLITIEGETRPGLPLLHPVMQNGRRLAPSPSIEKIRDHARLALAELPDTLRRLDQAAPYDVRIAEALEQLAQQVDRHT from the coding sequence ATGAACACCGCATCCGAAACATTGCTCACCGACCTGTACGAACTCACGATGGCCCAGGCGTACCTCGCCCAGGAGATGACAGGCATCGCCGTCTTCGAATTTTTTGTTCGCAAGCTGCCGTCTCGCCGGAATTTCTTCATGGCGGCAGGGTTGGAGCAGGTGCTCACCTATCTGGAAACATTTCATTTCGCCGAGCGCGATCTCGACTGGCTCGCGCAGACGGGAAATTTCACGCCATCGACACTCGCCGCCCTCCGCGCCATGCGCTTCACCGGCGATGTCCACGCCATGCCGGAAGGCACGGTGTTTTTCCCGCACGAGCCGATCCTCCGCATTACCGCGCCGCTCCCCCAGGCGCAGCTCGTCGAAACCAGGGTGATGAATCTCCTGAATTTCCAAACCATGGTCGCCTCCAAAGCCTGCCGCTCCGTGATGGTGGCCGAGGGGAGACCGCTGATCGATTTCGGCCTGCGCCGCTCCCATGGAGCAGAAGCCGGTCTGTTGGCCGCCCGCGCCAGTTACCTGGCCGGATTCGCCGGCACATCCAACGTCCTGGCCGGAGCACGGTTCGGCATGCCGACCTACGGCACGATGGCGCATGCCTTTGTGCAGGCCCATCACGACGAAGCGGAGGCGTTCCTCCACATTGCCCAGGCACAACCGCGCAATGTCGTCCTCCTGATCGACACCTACGATACGGAAGCCGCGGCAGAAAAGGTGGTCGCGCTGGCCACGTCCCTGAAGAATCAGGGCATCTCGATCCACGGCGTGCGTCTCGACAGCGGCGATTTAGCCGACCATGCGCAGAAGGTCCGGCTGATTCTCGACCGCGGAGGTCTCACGGATACCAAGATCCTGGCCAGCGGAAATCTCGACGAGGAGCGGGTGGAGGCATTGCTGAAGAGCGGGGCACCGATCGACCGGTTCGCAGTCGGCACGGCCATGACCACCTCCGCCGATGCGCCCTATCTGGACTGTGCCTACAAACTCCAGGAATATGCCGGGAGACCCTGCCGCAAGCGCTCGGAAGGCAAAGCGACCTGGCCGGGCAGAAAGCAGGTCTATCGCCGGCTGGGACGAGACGGACGACTGGATGGAGACCTCATCACCATCGAAGGCGAGACCCGACCAGGGCTGCCTCTCCTGCACCCAGTCATGCAGAATGGACGCCGACTGGCTCCGAGCCCTTCAATTGAGAAGATTCGCGATCATGCACGATTGGCTTTGGCGGAACTTCCGGATACTCTACGCCGATTGGACCAGGCTGCGCCCTACGACGTCCGGATTGCCGAGGCGCTGGAACAATTGGCGCAACAGGTCGACCGACACACATGA